The Candidatus Hinthialibacter antarcticus genome contains a region encoding:
- a CDS encoding ATPase, T2SS/T4P/T4SS family — MLGLGKKKKQEPAPVDAEEQNPSVEEPALATDELMPDAVAHVVESEGAAAVGDQSGGNALAGEEAGQAVRDAVLEEVSHASEQETRYASEDDLLAVLAQQVGMELVKINNYTLNDEIIKQVPPDLARQYKVFPVELDEETNVLTVAISDPLNVRTIDDLRMWLNRDLRGVIASADDIESAIEEFYGTGTESVDDVLSQLDTDDVELDLKDESFGDLEKIVNEAPIVKLVNLILLQAIKERASDLHIEPFENSLRIRYRVDGILHETVPPPGHLTTAIISRFKIMSGLNIAERRLPQDGRVKLTMADRNIELRVSSLPTVNGESIVMRILDSQVLNMGIEQLGMLPDTLETFDKMIKRPNGIVLVTGPTGCGKTTTLYSALNRIFSPMSKMITTENPVEYQMDGIVQVNINASVGLTFARCLRAILRQDPDVIMVGEIRDFETAGMAIESSLTGHLVLSTMHTNDAPGTLTRLIDMGVEPFLITSAVAGVVAQRLMRTICGECKEPYKPDHALIREMGFNPEEVENITFFHGKGCAECNYTGYKGRVGAYELLILSEEVKELVLERAASSVIFQQARKDGLRTLREDGWEKIIQGITTMEEVLSHTIH; from the coding sequence ATGCTTGGACTGGGTAAAAAGAAAAAACAAGAACCGGCGCCAGTTGACGCCGAAGAGCAAAATCCATCCGTCGAAGAGCCAGCGCTAGCGACAGATGAACTCATGCCAGACGCGGTTGCTCATGTGGTCGAGTCGGAAGGCGCCGCTGCCGTTGGCGACCAATCCGGCGGCAACGCTCTGGCTGGCGAAGAAGCGGGGCAGGCGGTCCGTGACGCCGTGTTGGAAGAAGTGTCGCACGCCTCCGAACAAGAAACCCGCTACGCTTCCGAAGATGATCTTCTCGCCGTGCTTGCGCAACAAGTCGGCATGGAACTGGTCAAGATCAACAATTACACTCTCAATGATGAAATCATCAAGCAAGTCCCGCCTGATCTGGCCCGTCAGTATAAGGTGTTTCCCGTCGAACTGGATGAAGAGACCAATGTCTTGACGGTCGCCATTTCTGATCCGCTAAACGTACGCACCATTGATGACTTGCGTATGTGGCTCAACCGGGACCTGCGCGGCGTGATCGCGTCAGCGGATGACATCGAATCAGCCATCGAAGAATTTTATGGAACTGGTACGGAGTCGGTGGACGATGTCCTCAGCCAACTCGATACCGATGACGTTGAATTAGATTTAAAAGACGAAAGTTTTGGCGATCTGGAAAAGATCGTAAACGAAGCGCCGATTGTTAAGCTGGTCAACTTGATCTTGCTCCAAGCGATCAAAGAGCGCGCGTCAGATCTCCACATCGAACCGTTTGAAAACTCGCTTCGTATTCGTTATCGCGTTGACGGCATTTTGCATGAAACGGTGCCGCCGCCCGGGCATTTGACGACGGCGATTATCTCGCGTTTCAAGATTATGTCTGGTCTGAATATCGCTGAACGCCGTCTCCCTCAAGATGGGCGCGTGAAACTGACCATGGCCGACCGCAACATCGAACTTCGCGTCAGTTCGCTGCCCACTGTTAATGGAGAAAGCATCGTTATGCGTATTCTCGACAGCCAGGTGCTCAATATGGGCATCGAACAGTTGGGAATGCTGCCCGATACGCTGGAAACATTTGACAAAATGATTAAGCGCCCGAATGGAATCGTTTTGGTTACGGGGCCAACGGGTTGCGGCAAGACGACGACGCTGTATTCGGCGCTGAACCGTATTTTTAGTCCAATGTCAAAAATGATTACCACCGAGAACCCGGTTGAATATCAGATGGACGGCATCGTACAGGTCAACATTAACGCATCGGTCGGTTTGACGTTTGCGCGCTGTCTACGCGCCATTCTTCGTCAGGATCCTGATGTCATCATGGTGGGTGAAATCCGTGACTTTGAAACCGCTGGTATGGCGATCGAATCGTCGCTCACGGGCCACTTGGTTCTCTCAACCATGCACACCAATGACGCGCCGGGAACTCTAACGCGTCTGATTGATATGGGCGTTGAACCCTTCTTGATTACCTCTGCGGTGGCGGGCGTCGTCGCCCAGCGTTTAATGCGTACCATCTGCGGCGAATGCAAAGAACCGTATAAACCTGACCACGCATTAATTCGCGAAATGGGCTTTAACCCCGAAGAAGTAGAAAATATCACCTTCTTCCACGGCAAAGGCTGCGCGGAATGTAACTACACGGGGTATAAGGGCCGGGTGGGCGCTTATGAACTTCTGATCTTGAGTGAAGAAGTCAAAGAACTCGTGCTCGAACGCGCCGCCAGTTCCGTTATCTTCCAGCAAGCGCGTAAAGACGGTTTGCGTACTCTGCGTGAAGACGGCTGGGAGAAGATCATCCAGGGCATCACCACCATGGAAGAAGTCTTGTCTCACACCATTCACTAA
- a CDS encoding type IV pilus twitching motility protein PilT: MATDNSKRIQMEDLLKIVVERDASDLHLRVGRPPVIRIDGRLEDLGNEPLTANDTEYLMSSISPDMHRESIAEIGSADYGYAFQNLARFRVSIFRTMGNYGMVMRLIPSRILTFEDLGLPSQVRELLHRPRGLVLIVGPTGSGKTTTLATMLDYINRNRDTHIITIEDPIEYFHPHRQSIVTHRELHVDLISFADGLRSALRQDPDVILVGEMRDTETMSAAITAAETGHLVFATLHTNSAAATVNRIVDAFPTNQQEQIRMQLSVTLIACIAQQLLGRASGRGRVAAYEFMVMTAGIANLIREAKTNRITSMIQTGGKLGMTTLDAFLSRLYSEGTISAEDAIERSQEPDEMRKKILFS, encoded by the coding sequence GTGGCTACTGATAATTCTAAACGCATCCAGATGGAAGACTTATTGAAGATCGTCGTTGAGCGCGATGCTTCAGACCTCCACCTTCGTGTTGGACGTCCTCCGGTGATCCGCATTGACGGTCGCCTTGAAGATTTAGGAAACGAACCGCTTACCGCCAATGACACCGAATATTTGATGTCGAGCATCTCCCCTGACATGCACCGTGAATCCATCGCGGAAATTGGCAGCGCTGATTATGGCTACGCCTTTCAAAATCTGGCGCGGTTCCGTGTGTCGATTTTTCGTACTATGGGCAACTACGGCATGGTCATGCGGTTGATCCCGTCACGTATCCTGACCTTTGAAGATTTGGGCTTGCCGTCGCAAGTGCGCGAACTTCTTCACCGTCCGCGCGGTCTGGTGTTGATTGTCGGGCCGACGGGGTCTGGCAAGACGACCACGCTCGCGACCATGCTCGATTATATTAACCGTAACCGTGACACCCACATCATTACCATTGAAGACCCGATCGAATATTTTCACCCGCACCGTCAATCTATCGTGACTCACCGCGAACTGCACGTTGACTTGATTTCATTTGCTGACGGTCTTCGCTCGGCGTTGCGGCAGGACCCCGATGTTATTCTCGTCGGTGAAATGCGCGATACGGAAACGATGTCGGCGGCGATCACGGCGGCGGAAACCGGTCACTTGGTGTTCGCGACCCTTCACACCAACAGCGCGGCGGCAACCGTCAACCGTATCGTTGACGCGTTCCCCACCAATCAGCAGGAACAGATTCGTATGCAGTTGTCGGTTACGCTGATTGCTTGCATCGCCCAACAGTTGTTAGGGCGCGCGAGCGGACGCGGGCGTGTGGCGGCGTATGAGTTTATGGTTATGACAGCCGGTATCGCCAACCTTATCCGCGAAGCCAAAACCAACCGTATCACTTCGATGATTCAAACGGGCGGTAAGTTGGGAATGACGACGCTGGATGCATTTTTGAGTAGACTTTATTCTGAAGGAACCATTTCGGCGGAAGACGCCATCGAACGTTCGCAAGAACCTGACGAAATGCGCAAGAAAATTTTGTTCTCATAA
- a CDS encoding GspE/PulE family protein has translation MADPKDAPPIESDDAQLEDMEDQPSASSSKYDVEGESAQRLQDVDFATVEVGAEDMLEALAQQANMEIFHLRKVRLKTEVVNFLPEKLSRRFNAIVVDADDETLKIAVSDPFDLDAHDTLGFRFPGRKIEWVIAREDDVRMAIERYYKGDNQMVEEMLNEISEEGGGGAAEGKSLSDLLDSDISGDDEGPIIRLVDLVFEEAVRLRASDIHFEPFENKFIIRFRIDGVLHEIQSPSKKLQGPILSRLKLMSGMDLSEKRVPQDGRIQKMLLGRHFDFRVSSLPALHGESIVTRLLEQSGVLLGLEQIGFLEDTVARFKQMIRRPHGIILMTGPTGSGKTTTLYSALNVINNVDTKIVTVENPVEYQIEGINQVQVNDEIGLTFSLALRSILRQAPNVILVGEIRDLETAEIAISAAMTGHLVFSTLHTNDAPGANTRLVEMGIKPFLVSSAIQAIIAQRLVRTTCKECKEPYEADPLVIKDLGFDPDEYQGHTFVRGKGCETCNYTGYKGRTAIHEILENSDEIRDLVMNNASTDEIRKMGRKQGMRTLREDGWQKVLRGMTTMVEVARITAADD, from the coding sequence ATGGCCGACCCAAAAGACGCGCCGCCCATTGAAAGCGACGACGCTCAACTTGAAGACATGGAAGACCAGCCAAGCGCATCCTCGTCAAAATATGACGTCGAGGGAGAAAGCGCCCAGCGATTGCAGGACGTTGATTTCGCGACGGTCGAAGTTGGCGCAGAAGACATGCTGGAAGCGTTGGCGCAACAGGCCAATATGGAGATTTTTCATCTCCGCAAAGTGCGCCTGAAAACTGAAGTGGTGAATTTTCTCCCCGAAAAATTATCGCGGCGGTTCAATGCGATTGTCGTTGACGCTGACGATGAGACTCTCAAAATCGCTGTCTCAGACCCTTTTGATCTCGACGCCCATGATACCCTGGGCTTTCGCTTTCCCGGGCGCAAAATCGAATGGGTGATTGCCCGCGAAGACGATGTCCGTATGGCCATTGAGCGCTATTACAAAGGCGACAACCAGATGGTCGAAGAGATGCTGAACGAGATCAGCGAAGAGGGCGGCGGCGGCGCTGCTGAGGGGAAATCTCTTAGCGATCTGTTAGACTCAGATATCAGCGGCGACGATGAAGGGCCGATTATTCGCCTGGTTGACTTGGTGTTTGAAGAAGCCGTTCGCTTGCGCGCCTCGGATATTCACTTTGAACCGTTTGAAAACAAATTCATCATCCGCTTTCGCATTGACGGCGTGTTGCATGAGATTCAGTCTCCCAGCAAGAAGTTGCAAGGGCCGATCTTGTCCCGTCTCAAATTGATGAGCGGTATGGACCTTTCCGAAAAGCGGGTCCCGCAAGATGGCCGTATTCAAAAAATGTTATTGGGCCGTCACTTTGACTTCCGCGTCTCTTCGCTGCCGGCGTTGCACGGCGAGAGCATCGTTACCCGTTTGCTTGAACAGTCAGGCGTCTTGCTTGGTTTGGAACAGATCGGGTTTCTAGAAGATACGGTCGCGCGGTTTAAGCAAATGATTCGGCGTCCGCACGGCATTATTCTGATGACGGGGCCGACAGGGTCGGGCAAGACGACGACGCTGTATTCCGCCTTGAATGTTATTAACAACGTCGATACTAAGATCGTTACGGTCGAGAACCCGGTTGAATACCAGATTGAAGGCATCAACCAGGTGCAGGTGAACGACGAAATTGGGCTTACATTCTCGCTGGCCTTGCGCTCAATCTTGCGCCAGGCGCCCAATGTTATTCTCGTCGGTGAAATTCGCGATCTCGAAACCGCTGAAATCGCCATCAGCGCCGCGATGACCGGTCACTTGGTCTTTTCAACGCTTCACACCAATGACGCTCCTGGCGCCAACACGCGTTTGGTTGAAATGGGCATCAAGCCCTTCTTGGTTTCTTCGGCTATCCAGGCGATTATTGCACAGCGTCTCGTTCGTACGACCTGCAAAGAATGCAAAGAGCCCTACGAGGCCGACCCGCTGGTCATTAAAGACCTCGGCTTTGATCCCGATGAATATCAAGGACACACATTTGTACGCGGTAAAGGCTGTGAAACCTGCAACTATACCGGCTACAAAGGCCGTACCGCGATCCACGAAATTTTAGAGAATTCGGATGAAATCCGCGACTTGGTTATGAATAACGCCAGCACGGACGAAATTCGTAAAATGGGCAGAAAACAAGGAATGCGCACATTGCGTGAAGATGGTTGGCAAAAAGTGTTGCGCGGCATGACCACCATGGTCGAAGTGGCCCGCATCACCGCCGCTGACGATTAG